One segment of Dolichospermum sp. DET69 DNA contains the following:
- a CDS encoding glycosyltransferase, whose translation MGLILVGGSGGTNIGDALLKAAFKLNLDPVLYHNRLAYEAPKWLKTINWHLRGRYPSRLHTFSQNIVKECVNLQPQWLLTTGIAAINHLALQQIGQMGIKRFNFLTDDPFNRAHYAPWFLKALPDYDVVFSPRRANIQDLLNAGCPRVEYLPFGYDDELFYPEDPSNINLDATVPDVVFAGGADCDRVPYMSALIKSGINLALYGSYWEKYPETKAHTQGQADVPTLRLAIGGAKISLCLVRKANRDGNCMRTFEVPAIGSCMLTEDTQEHREIFGQEGEAVIYFNTISEMLEKTHWLLNHDQERQRLAQNAHLLITQGHHTYKDRLKTMLSI comes from the coding sequence ATGGGCTTAATTTTAGTTGGCGGTTCTGGAGGAACTAATATCGGTGATGCTTTGCTAAAAGCAGCCTTTAAATTAAATCTAGATCCAGTCTTATACCATAATCGTCTGGCCTATGAAGCGCCTAAATGGCTAAAAACCATTAATTGGCATCTACGAGGTAGATATCCATCAAGGCTACATACATTTAGCCAAAATATAGTTAAAGAATGTGTCAACCTTCAACCACAATGGCTATTAACTACAGGAATAGCTGCTATTAACCATTTAGCCTTACAGCAAATTGGTCAAATGGGAATTAAACGGTTCAACTTCCTCACCGATGATCCTTTTAACCGCGCTCACTATGCACCCTGGTTTTTAAAAGCCTTACCTGATTACGACGTTGTTTTTTCCCCCCGTCGTGCTAATATACAAGACCTGCTGAACGCAGGTTGTCCGAGAGTAGAATATCTACCCTTTGGTTATGATGATGAATTATTCTATCCCGAAGACCCATCTAACATCAACCTAGATGCAACCGTTCCCGATGTTGTTTTTGCAGGAGGGGCAGACTGCGATCGCGTTCCTTATATGAGCGCTTTAATAAAATCGGGCATCAATTTAGCCCTATATGGCAGTTATTGGGAAAAATACCCGGAAACTAAAGCCCATACTCAAGGTCAAGCAGATGTTCCTACCCTGAGATTAGCCATTGGTGGTGCTAAAATTTCCCTATGTTTAGTCAGAAAAGCAAATCGTGATGGTAACTGCATGAGAACCTTTGAAGTCCCGGCCATTGGTTCATGTATGTTAACTGAAGATACTCAAGAACATCGGGAAATTTTCGGTCAAGAAGGTGAAGCAGTTATTTACTTTAATACAATCTCAGAAATGTTAGAAAAAACCCATTGGCTCTTAAATCACGACCAAGAACGCCAACGGTTAGCCCAAAATGCCCATTTACTAATCACTCAAGGACATCATACTTATAAAGATAGACTAAAAACCATGCTGTCTATTTAA
- a CDS encoding glycosyltransferase family 4 protein, with translation MTPLKIAVVVHGRFHSFDLIRELIKQGHEVTLLTNYPKYIVEKFGIPQVHVRSFLLHGICSRIFHKLNQFLPIPSFEPLFSSLFSKWAARNISKADYHIIHCFSGIAEELFQSIPSSGKTLKTLVRGSAHIRTQKQLLVAEETRVNLLVKSPIKIDQPDDWIIAREEREYQLANLVIVLSSFAYQSFIQEGIEPKKLRILPLGAQLSLFRPQKNIIVARCQRILSGEPLKVLMVGTFSLRKGAIDFVEIAKNAGSDFQFTFVGAIGDDANFLYKTNNQYIKFIPKQPQSELPPYYGAADIFIFTTIEDGYAVVLSQAQAAGLPIISTTNCSAPDIIVENETGWVLPIRSPDAFIDRLKWCHEHRPELAQMVNKIYEDFQPRDWTNVAEDFTVIVRDYLDKAQK, from the coding sequence ATGACCCCACTAAAAATAGCCGTTGTTGTCCATGGTCGCTTTCATAGCTTTGATTTAATACGAGAACTAATAAAGCAAGGACACGAAGTGACTTTATTGACTAATTATCCTAAATATATTGTCGAAAAATTTGGTATTCCTCAAGTTCATGTTCGTAGTTTTTTATTACATGGTATTTGTAGCCGAATCTTTCACAAATTAAATCAGTTCTTACCTATCCCTAGTTTTGAACCCTTATTTTCCTCCTTATTTTCTAAATGGGCTGCTAGAAATATATCGAAAGCAGATTATCATATTATTCATTGCTTTAGCGGTATTGCCGAAGAATTATTTCAATCCATACCATCTAGCGGTAAAACTTTAAAAACTTTAGTTAGAGGTTCTGCTCATATTAGAACTCAAAAACAACTATTAGTAGCAGAAGAAACTCGTGTAAATTTATTAGTAAAATCACCTATAAAAATAGATCAACCTGATGATTGGATTATAGCCAGAGAAGAAAGGGAATATCAATTAGCAAATTTAGTTATTGTGCTTTCATCTTTTGCTTATCAATCTTTTATTCAGGAAGGGATTGAACCAAAAAAATTAAGAATCCTTCCCCTTGGCGCTCAGTTGAGCTTGTTTCGTCCCCAGAAAAATATAATTGTAGCTCGGTGTCAAAGAATTTTATCTGGAGAACCATTAAAAGTGTTAATGGTTGGTACTTTCTCATTGCGAAAAGGCGCGATTGATTTTGTGGAAATCGCTAAAAATGCTGGTTCTGATTTCCAATTTACATTTGTTGGTGCAATAGGAGATGATGCAAATTTTTTATATAAAACCAATAATCAATATATTAAATTTATTCCTAAACAACCGCAGTCAGAACTACCTCCATACTATGGAGCAGCAGATATATTCATATTTACTACCATAGAAGATGGTTATGCGGTAGTGCTATCCCAAGCACAAGCGGCAGGTTTACCAATTATCTCTACCACCAACTGTTCAGCCCCGGATATCATAGTAGAAAATGAAACAGGCTGGGTGTTACCCATTCGCAGTCCAGATGCCTTTATAGACAGGCTAAAATGGTGTCACGAACATCGCCCAGAACTAGCACAAATGGTCAACAAAATATATGAAGACTTTCAACCTAGAGACTGGACTAATGTTGCTGAGGACTTTACTGTAATTGTGAGAGATTATTTAGACAAAGCACAAAAGTAA